In Gadus macrocephalus chromosome 4, ASM3116895v1, the following proteins share a genomic window:
- the LOC132455655 gene encoding LOW QUALITY PROTEIN: sorting and assembly machinery component 50 homolog A-like (The sequence of the model RefSeq protein was modified relative to this genomic sequence to represent the inferred CDS: inserted 1 base in 1 codon) codes for MGAVHAKSLDPLPMHGRDLGVNPDDMIEVPEPEHAAKQEILENKDVVVQHVNIQGLGRTKEDLLGHEISDVFHAKNLIDVMKKAHMARQKLLRLGIFKEVEVLIDTSEGAGALPNGLDVIFEVTEVKRLTGSYNTMVGNNEGSMVLGVKLPNMLGRAEKMTFQFSYGTKETSYGLSFFKPQPGCFERNLVLNLYKVTGQFPWSSLKETDRGLSAELNFPLGRSSHTVKWEGVWRELGCLARSASFAVREESGHXLKSALSHSMSVDSRNSAIFPNRGALLRINQELAGYTGGDASFLKEDFELQFNKHLFLDSVLSASLWGGMLYPLGGHSSCIADRFYLGGPTSVRGFGMYSIGPQSEGDYLGGEAYWAGGLHLYTPLPFRPGKGGFGDLFRTHFFLNAGNLCNLNYGEGPKAHLQKLAECLRWSYGAGVVLRLGNIARLELNYCVPMGVQSGDRICDGVQFGAGIRFL; via the exons ATGGGGGCAGTCCATGCGAAG AGTTTGGATCCTCTGCCCATGCATGGACGGGACCTGGGGGTGAACCCAGACGACATGATCGAGGTGCCCGAGCCGGAACACGCAGCGAAGCAGGAGATCCTGGAGAACAAAGAT GTGGTGGTCCAGCACGTCAACATCCAGGGCCTTGGCCGGACGAAGGAGGATCTCCTGGGACACGAGATCTCAGACGTGTTCCACGCCAAGAACCTCATCGAT GTGATGAAGAAGGCCCACATGGCCCGGCAGAAGCTGCTACGCCTGGGGATCTtcaaggaggtggaggtgctcaTCGACACGTCTGAAG GTGCCGGGGCCTTACCCAACGGTCTGGACGTCATCTTCGAGGTCACTGAGGTCAAGAGGCTGACGGGAAGCTACAACACCATGGTCGGCAACAACGAAGGCAGCATg gTGCTGGGGGTGAAGCTGCCCAACATGCTGGGCCGGGCGGAGAAGATGACGTTCCAGTTCTCCTACGGCACCAAGGAGACGTCCTACGGCCTCTCCTTCTTCAAGCCGCAGCCCGGCTGCTTCGAGCGCAA tcTCGTCCTCAACCTCTACAAAGTCACCGGACAGTTTCCCTGGAGCTCACTGAAAGAGACGGACCGAGGGCTGTCGGCAGAGCTCaat TTCCCCCTGGGCCGGAGCAGCCACACGGTGAAGTGGGAGGGCGTGTGGAGGGAGCTGGGCTGTCTGGCCCGCAGCGCCTCCTTCGCCGTCCGCGAGGAGAGCGGAC TCCTCAAGTCAGCGCTCTCG cACAGCATGTCCGTCGACTCCAGGAATTCTGCCATCTTTCCCAACAGAGGTGCCTTGCTTCGAATTAACCAG GAGCTGGCGGGCTACACTGGCGGCGACGCCAGCTTCCTGAAGGAGGACTTTGAGCTGCAGTTCAACAAACATCTCTTCCTGGACTCG GTGCTGTCGGCGTCTCTGTGGGGAGGAATGCTCTACCCCCTGGGGGGACACTCGTCCTGCATCGCAGACAG GTTCTACCTGGGCGGCCCCACCAGCGTGCGAGGGTTCGGGATGTACAGCATCGGTCCGCAGAGTGAAG GGGACTACCTGGGCGGGGAGGCGTACTGGGCGGGGGGGCTGCACCTCTACACCCCTCTCCCCTTCAGACCTGGGAAGGGGGGCTTTGGGGACCTGTTCCGGACACACTTCTTCCTCAACGCCGGGAACCTCTGCAACCTCAACTACG GCGAAGGCCCCAAGGCCCACCTCCAGAAGCTGGCTGAGTGCCTGCGCTGGTCCTACGGGGCGGGGGTGGTCCTGCGTCTGGGGAACATCGCCCGGCTGGAGCTCAACTACTGCGTCCCCATGGGGGTCCAGAGCGGGGACag GATCTGCGACGGCGTCCAATTCGGAGCAGGGATCCGCTTCCTGTGA
- the LOC132455652 gene encoding transmembrane protein 60-like has protein sequence MSLAQRVLLTWVFTLVFLIMLVVKLDGKVQWNWFLIFLPVWVFDGILIIMLAVKMAGRCKPGYDPRHGSPALRLRAWYLTAMLLKLGFCLSLCAKLERLADIKLTLVCIPLWTVLLGALVELGLNIFPERREA, from the exons ATGTCGTTAGCCCAGAGGGTCCTGCTCACGTGGGTCTTCACCCTGGTCTTCCTCATCATGCTGGTGGTGAAGCTAGACGGGAAG GTGCAGTGGAACTggttcctcatcttcctccccgTGTGGGTCTTCGACggcatcctcatcatcatgctGGCCGTCAAGATGGCGGGCCGCTGCAAGCCCGGCTACGACCCGCGCCACGGCTCCCCGGCCCTGCGGCTGCGGGCCTGGTACCTCACGGCCATGCTGCTCAAGCTGGGCTTCTGCCTGAGCCTCTGCGCCAAACTGGAGCGGCTGGCCGACATCAAGCTAACCCTGGTCTGCATCCCGCTGTGGACCGTGCTGCTGGGGGCTCTGGTGGAGCTGGGGCTCAACATCTTccccgagaggagggaggcctGA